Proteins from a single region of Callithrix jacchus isolate 240 chromosome 12, calJac240_pri, whole genome shotgun sequence:
- the MARCHF8 gene encoding E3 ubiquitin-protein ligase MARCHF8 isoform X4, protein MSMPLHQISAIPSQDATSARVYRSKTKEKEKEEQAGSPTSASAPAPVSTFSRTSITPSSQDICSSSAVFSECCHHSSMQSAVVLKAPHCQSSLTQGLTVTVICKDTLQASKRNSFGSEWVQALRPAKNTKARRTLKFSRSLSDVGEKAQDSSESFAYVERTCSEGKLIFPQDLCLRTSKYHHKEKRTLNYKPLGNSKHSCVSCLSASHSAAPEVEAGKGGRPGLLLEEKADGEAASRSRRLLRYLFSLSRGSSASSLHRFHELESCTARLHTAKSSSGLAGSTGFCSDDMGDDDVFEDSTSAKLKSRVLRAPLCSTEKDSDLDCPSPLSEKLAPVSPVSTSGDACRICHCEGDDESPLITPCRCTGSLHFVHQACLQQWIKSSDTRCCELCKYEFVMETKLKPLRKWEKLQMTASERRKIMCSVTFHVIAITCVVWSLYVLIDRTAEEIKQGQATGILEWPFWTKLVVVAIGFTGGLLFMYVQCKVYVQLWKRLKAYNRVIYVQNCPETSKKNIFEKSALTEPNFENKDGRGICHSDTNSSCCTEPEDTGPEIIHV, encoded by the exons GCTGGGAGTCCTACATCAGCATCAGCTCCGGCTCCAGTGTCCACCTTCTCTCGCACTTCTATCACGCCTTCCAGCCAGGACATTTGCAG TTCCAGTGCAGTGTTTTCTGAGTGTTGTCACCACAGTTCCATGCAGTCTGCTGTTGTCTTGAAAGCTCCTCACTGCCAGAGTTCTCTGACACAAGGGCTCACTGTGACAGTTATCTGTAAGGACACATTACAGGCGTCAAAGAGAAATTCCTTTGGTTCAGAATGGGTCCAGGCCTTGAGGCCTGCTAAGAATACCAAAGCCAGAAGAACACTAAAGTTCTCAAGATCCCTCAGTGATGTGGGTGAGAAGGCACAGGATTCTTCGGAAAGTTTTGCTTATGTGGAAAGAACTTGTTCTGAAGGAAAATTAATATTCCCTCAAGATTTGTGTCTCAGAACTAGCAAGTAccatcataaagaaaaaagaaccctgAACTACAAACCTCTTGGCAATTCCAAACATTCTTGTGTTTCATGCCTTTCTGCCAGTCACTCAGCTGCCCCAGAGGTGGAAGCTGGCAAGGGGGGCAGGCCTGGCCTGCTGCTGGAAGAGAAGGCAGATGGCGAGGCTGCATCCCGAAGCCGGCGACTGCTCCGGTACCTGTTCTCACTCTCGCGTGGCTCGAGCGCCAGCAGCCTGCACAGGTTCCACGAGCTGGAGAGCTGCACCGCTCGCCTGCACACTGCCAAGTCTTCCAGTGGGCTGGCAGGGAGCACGGGCTTCTGCTCTGACGACATGGGAGATGACGACGTCTTTGAGGACAGCACATCTGCAAAATTGAAGAGTAGGGTTCTGCGGGCTCCCCTCTGCTCCACGGAAAAGGACAGCGACCTGGATTGTCCTTCTCCCCTCTCTGAAAAATTAGCCCCTGTATCTCCTGTGTCCACATCAGGGGATGCCTGCAG GATATGCCACTGTGAAGGAGACGACGAGAGCCCCCTCATCACCCCCTGCCGCTGCACAGGAAGCCTCCACTTTGTGCACCAGGCCTGCCTGCAGCAGTGGATCAAGAGCTCCGACACGCGATGCTGTGAGCTCTGCAAGTACGAGTTTGTCATGGAGACCAAGCTGAAGCCGCTGAGAAAA TGGGAGAAGTTGCAGATGACGGCCAGCGAGCGCAGGAAGATTATGTGCTCAGTGACATTCCACGTTATCGCCATCACATGTGTGGTCTGGTCCTTGTATGTGCTCATTGACCGTACTGCCGAGGAGATCAAGCAGGGGCAGGCAACAG GAATCCTGGAATGGCCCTTTTGGACTAAATTGGTAGTTGTGGCCATCGGCTTCACTGGAGGACTTCTTTTTATGTATGTTCAGTGTAAAGTATACGTGCAATTGTGGAAGAGACTCAAGGCCTATAATAGAGTGATCTATGTTCAAAACTGTCcagaaacaagcaaaaagaatatttttgaaaaatctgcACTAACAGAGCCcaactttgaaaataaagatgGACGTGGAATCTGTCATTCCGACAcaaactcttcttgttgcacagAGCCTGAAGACACTGGACCAGAAATCATTCATGTCTGA
- the MARCHF8 gene encoding E3 ubiquitin-protein ligase MARCHF8 isoform X1 translates to MALIGTPLQMPVTTRLSWLWHSCGWTVVTLVGMRRFVADMRPAGLLSRSRLKSGSHTEVLLHTEGVPGVAGSPTSASAPAPVSTFSRTSITPSSQDICSSSAVFSECCHHSSMQSAVVLKAPHCQSSLTQGLTVTVICKDTLQASKRNSFGSEWVQALRPAKNTKARRTLKFSRSLSDVGEKAQDSSESFAYVERTCSEGKLIFPQDLCLRTSKYHHKEKRTLNYKPLGNSKHSCVSCLSASHSAAPEVEAGKGGRPGLLLEEKADGEAASRSRRLLRYLFSLSRGSSASSLHRFHELESCTARLHTAKSSSGLAGSTGFCSDDMGDDDVFEDSTSAKLKSRVLRAPLCSTEKDSDLDCPSPLSEKLAPVSPVSTSGDACRICHCEGDDESPLITPCRCTGSLHFVHQACLQQWIKSSDTRCCELCKYEFVMETKLKPLRKWEKLQMTASERRKIMCSVTFHVIAITCVVWSLYVLIDRTAEEIKQGQATGILEWPFWTKLVVVAIGFTGGLLFMYVQCKVYVQLWKRLKAYNRVIYVQNCPETSKKNIFEKSALTEPNFENKDGRGICHSDTNSSCCTEPEDTGPEIIHV, encoded by the exons ATGGCTCTCATTGGCACCCCATTGCAGATGCCTGTAACCACAAGATTATCTTGGCTGTGGCATTCAT GTGGGTGGACGGTGGTCACCTTGGTTGGAATGAGGCGTTTTGTAGCAGACATGAGACCTGCAGGTTTACTCTCGAGATCAAGACTCAAGAGTGGTAGTCACACGGAAGTCTTGCTCCACACAGAAGGTGTGCCTGGAGTG GCTGGGAGTCCTACATCAGCATCAGCTCCGGCTCCAGTGTCCACCTTCTCTCGCACTTCTATCACGCCTTCCAGCCAGGACATTTGCAG TTCCAGTGCAGTGTTTTCTGAGTGTTGTCACCACAGTTCCATGCAGTCTGCTGTTGTCTTGAAAGCTCCTCACTGCCAGAGTTCTCTGACACAAGGGCTCACTGTGACAGTTATCTGTAAGGACACATTACAGGCGTCAAAGAGAAATTCCTTTGGTTCAGAATGGGTCCAGGCCTTGAGGCCTGCTAAGAATACCAAAGCCAGAAGAACACTAAAGTTCTCAAGATCCCTCAGTGATGTGGGTGAGAAGGCACAGGATTCTTCGGAAAGTTTTGCTTATGTGGAAAGAACTTGTTCTGAAGGAAAATTAATATTCCCTCAAGATTTGTGTCTCAGAACTAGCAAGTAccatcataaagaaaaaagaaccctgAACTACAAACCTCTTGGCAATTCCAAACATTCTTGTGTTTCATGCCTTTCTGCCAGTCACTCAGCTGCCCCAGAGGTGGAAGCTGGCAAGGGGGGCAGGCCTGGCCTGCTGCTGGAAGAGAAGGCAGATGGCGAGGCTGCATCCCGAAGCCGGCGACTGCTCCGGTACCTGTTCTCACTCTCGCGTGGCTCGAGCGCCAGCAGCCTGCACAGGTTCCACGAGCTGGAGAGCTGCACCGCTCGCCTGCACACTGCCAAGTCTTCCAGTGGGCTGGCAGGGAGCACGGGCTTCTGCTCTGACGACATGGGAGATGACGACGTCTTTGAGGACAGCACATCTGCAAAATTGAAGAGTAGGGTTCTGCGGGCTCCCCTCTGCTCCACGGAAAAGGACAGCGACCTGGATTGTCCTTCTCCCCTCTCTGAAAAATTAGCCCCTGTATCTCCTGTGTCCACATCAGGGGATGCCTGCAG GATATGCCACTGTGAAGGAGACGACGAGAGCCCCCTCATCACCCCCTGCCGCTGCACAGGAAGCCTCCACTTTGTGCACCAGGCCTGCCTGCAGCAGTGGATCAAGAGCTCCGACACGCGATGCTGTGAGCTCTGCAAGTACGAGTTTGTCATGGAGACCAAGCTGAAGCCGCTGAGAAAA TGGGAGAAGTTGCAGATGACGGCCAGCGAGCGCAGGAAGATTATGTGCTCAGTGACATTCCACGTTATCGCCATCACATGTGTGGTCTGGTCCTTGTATGTGCTCATTGACCGTACTGCCGAGGAGATCAAGCAGGGGCAGGCAACAG GAATCCTGGAATGGCCCTTTTGGACTAAATTGGTAGTTGTGGCCATCGGCTTCACTGGAGGACTTCTTTTTATGTATGTTCAGTGTAAAGTATACGTGCAATTGTGGAAGAGACTCAAGGCCTATAATAGAGTGATCTATGTTCAAAACTGTCcagaaacaagcaaaaagaatatttttgaaaaatctgcACTAACAGAGCCcaactttgaaaataaagatgGACGTGGAATCTGTCATTCCGACAcaaactcttcttgttgcacagAGCCTGAAGACACTGGACCAGAAATCATTCATGTCTGA
- the MARCHF8 gene encoding E3 ubiquitin-protein ligase MARCHF8 isoform X3 has product MRRFVADMRPAGLLSRSRLKSGSHTEVLLHTEGVPGVAGSPTSASAPAPVSTFSRTSITPSSQDICSSSAVFSECCHHSSMQSAVVLKAPHCQSSLTQGLTVTVICKDTLQASKRNSFGSEWVQALRPAKNTKARRTLKFSRSLSDVGEKAQDSSESFAYVERTCSEGKLIFPQDLCLRTSKYHHKEKRTLNYKPLGNSKHSCVSCLSASHSAAPEVEAGKGGRPGLLLEEKADGEAASRSRRLLRYLFSLSRGSSASSLHRFHELESCTARLHTAKSSSGLAGSTGFCSDDMGDDDVFEDSTSAKLKSRVLRAPLCSTEKDSDLDCPSPLSEKLAPVSPVSTSGDACRICHCEGDDESPLITPCRCTGSLHFVHQACLQQWIKSSDTRCCELCKYEFVMETKLKPLRKWEKLQMTASERRKIMCSVTFHVIAITCVVWSLYVLIDRTAEEIKQGQATGILEWPFWTKLVVVAIGFTGGLLFMYVQCKVYVQLWKRLKAYNRVIYVQNCPETSKKNIFEKSALTEPNFENKDGRGICHSDTNSSCCTEPEDTGPEIIHV; this is encoded by the exons ATGAGGCGTTTTGTAGCAGACATGAGACCTGCAGGTTTACTCTCGAGATCAAGACTCAAGAGTGGTAGTCACACGGAAGTCTTGCTCCACACAGAAGGTGTGCCTGGAGTG GCTGGGAGTCCTACATCAGCATCAGCTCCGGCTCCAGTGTCCACCTTCTCTCGCACTTCTATCACGCCTTCCAGCCAGGACATTTGCAG TTCCAGTGCAGTGTTTTCTGAGTGTTGTCACCACAGTTCCATGCAGTCTGCTGTTGTCTTGAAAGCTCCTCACTGCCAGAGTTCTCTGACACAAGGGCTCACTGTGACAGTTATCTGTAAGGACACATTACAGGCGTCAAAGAGAAATTCCTTTGGTTCAGAATGGGTCCAGGCCTTGAGGCCTGCTAAGAATACCAAAGCCAGAAGAACACTAAAGTTCTCAAGATCCCTCAGTGATGTGGGTGAGAAGGCACAGGATTCTTCGGAAAGTTTTGCTTATGTGGAAAGAACTTGTTCTGAAGGAAAATTAATATTCCCTCAAGATTTGTGTCTCAGAACTAGCAAGTAccatcataaagaaaaaagaaccctgAACTACAAACCTCTTGGCAATTCCAAACATTCTTGTGTTTCATGCCTTTCTGCCAGTCACTCAGCTGCCCCAGAGGTGGAAGCTGGCAAGGGGGGCAGGCCTGGCCTGCTGCTGGAAGAGAAGGCAGATGGCGAGGCTGCATCCCGAAGCCGGCGACTGCTCCGGTACCTGTTCTCACTCTCGCGTGGCTCGAGCGCCAGCAGCCTGCACAGGTTCCACGAGCTGGAGAGCTGCACCGCTCGCCTGCACACTGCCAAGTCTTCCAGTGGGCTGGCAGGGAGCACGGGCTTCTGCTCTGACGACATGGGAGATGACGACGTCTTTGAGGACAGCACATCTGCAAAATTGAAGAGTAGGGTTCTGCGGGCTCCCCTCTGCTCCACGGAAAAGGACAGCGACCTGGATTGTCCTTCTCCCCTCTCTGAAAAATTAGCCCCTGTATCTCCTGTGTCCACATCAGGGGATGCCTGCAG GATATGCCACTGTGAAGGAGACGACGAGAGCCCCCTCATCACCCCCTGCCGCTGCACAGGAAGCCTCCACTTTGTGCACCAGGCCTGCCTGCAGCAGTGGATCAAGAGCTCCGACACGCGATGCTGTGAGCTCTGCAAGTACGAGTTTGTCATGGAGACCAAGCTGAAGCCGCTGAGAAAA TGGGAGAAGTTGCAGATGACGGCCAGCGAGCGCAGGAAGATTATGTGCTCAGTGACATTCCACGTTATCGCCATCACATGTGTGGTCTGGTCCTTGTATGTGCTCATTGACCGTACTGCCGAGGAGATCAAGCAGGGGCAGGCAACAG GAATCCTGGAATGGCCCTTTTGGACTAAATTGGTAGTTGTGGCCATCGGCTTCACTGGAGGACTTCTTTTTATGTATGTTCAGTGTAAAGTATACGTGCAATTGTGGAAGAGACTCAAGGCCTATAATAGAGTGATCTATGTTCAAAACTGTCcagaaacaagcaaaaagaatatttttgaaaaatctgcACTAACAGAGCCcaactttgaaaataaagatgGACGTGGAATCTGTCATTCCGACAcaaactcttcttgttgcacagAGCCTGAAGACACTGGACCAGAAATCATTCATGTCTGA
- the MARCHF8 gene encoding E3 ubiquitin-protein ligase MARCHF8 isoform X2, producing the protein MSMPLHQISAIPSQDATSARVYRSKTKEKEKEEQNEKTLGHSMSHSSNISKAGSPTSASAPAPVSTFSRTSITPSSQDICSSSAVFSECCHHSSMQSAVVLKAPHCQSSLTQGLTVTVICKDTLQASKRNSFGSEWVQALRPAKNTKARRTLKFSRSLSDVGEKAQDSSESFAYVERTCSEGKLIFPQDLCLRTSKYHHKEKRTLNYKPLGNSKHSCVSCLSASHSAAPEVEAGKGGRPGLLLEEKADGEAASRSRRLLRYLFSLSRGSSASSLHRFHELESCTARLHTAKSSSGLAGSTGFCSDDMGDDDVFEDSTSAKLKSRVLRAPLCSTEKDSDLDCPSPLSEKLAPVSPVSTSGDACRICHCEGDDESPLITPCRCTGSLHFVHQACLQQWIKSSDTRCCELCKYEFVMETKLKPLRKWEKLQMTASERRKIMCSVTFHVIAITCVVWSLYVLIDRTAEEIKQGQATGILEWPFWTKLVVVAIGFTGGLLFMYVQCKVYVQLWKRLKAYNRVIYVQNCPETSKKNIFEKSALTEPNFENKDGRGICHSDTNSSCCTEPEDTGPEIIHV; encoded by the exons AATGAGAAGACTTTGGGACATTCCATGAGTCATTCGAGCAACATTTCTAAG GCTGGGAGTCCTACATCAGCATCAGCTCCGGCTCCAGTGTCCACCTTCTCTCGCACTTCTATCACGCCTTCCAGCCAGGACATTTGCAG TTCCAGTGCAGTGTTTTCTGAGTGTTGTCACCACAGTTCCATGCAGTCTGCTGTTGTCTTGAAAGCTCCTCACTGCCAGAGTTCTCTGACACAAGGGCTCACTGTGACAGTTATCTGTAAGGACACATTACAGGCGTCAAAGAGAAATTCCTTTGGTTCAGAATGGGTCCAGGCCTTGAGGCCTGCTAAGAATACCAAAGCCAGAAGAACACTAAAGTTCTCAAGATCCCTCAGTGATGTGGGTGAGAAGGCACAGGATTCTTCGGAAAGTTTTGCTTATGTGGAAAGAACTTGTTCTGAAGGAAAATTAATATTCCCTCAAGATTTGTGTCTCAGAACTAGCAAGTAccatcataaagaaaaaagaaccctgAACTACAAACCTCTTGGCAATTCCAAACATTCTTGTGTTTCATGCCTTTCTGCCAGTCACTCAGCTGCCCCAGAGGTGGAAGCTGGCAAGGGGGGCAGGCCTGGCCTGCTGCTGGAAGAGAAGGCAGATGGCGAGGCTGCATCCCGAAGCCGGCGACTGCTCCGGTACCTGTTCTCACTCTCGCGTGGCTCGAGCGCCAGCAGCCTGCACAGGTTCCACGAGCTGGAGAGCTGCACCGCTCGCCTGCACACTGCCAAGTCTTCCAGTGGGCTGGCAGGGAGCACGGGCTTCTGCTCTGACGACATGGGAGATGACGACGTCTTTGAGGACAGCACATCTGCAAAATTGAAGAGTAGGGTTCTGCGGGCTCCCCTCTGCTCCACGGAAAAGGACAGCGACCTGGATTGTCCTTCTCCCCTCTCTGAAAAATTAGCCCCTGTATCTCCTGTGTCCACATCAGGGGATGCCTGCAG GATATGCCACTGTGAAGGAGACGACGAGAGCCCCCTCATCACCCCCTGCCGCTGCACAGGAAGCCTCCACTTTGTGCACCAGGCCTGCCTGCAGCAGTGGATCAAGAGCTCCGACACGCGATGCTGTGAGCTCTGCAAGTACGAGTTTGTCATGGAGACCAAGCTGAAGCCGCTGAGAAAA TGGGAGAAGTTGCAGATGACGGCCAGCGAGCGCAGGAAGATTATGTGCTCAGTGACATTCCACGTTATCGCCATCACATGTGTGGTCTGGTCCTTGTATGTGCTCATTGACCGTACTGCCGAGGAGATCAAGCAGGGGCAGGCAACAG GAATCCTGGAATGGCCCTTTTGGACTAAATTGGTAGTTGTGGCCATCGGCTTCACTGGAGGACTTCTTTTTATGTATGTTCAGTGTAAAGTATACGTGCAATTGTGGAAGAGACTCAAGGCCTATAATAGAGTGATCTATGTTCAAAACTGTCcagaaacaagcaaaaagaatatttttgaaaaatctgcACTAACAGAGCCcaactttgaaaataaagatgGACGTGGAATCTGTCATTCCGACAcaaactcttcttgttgcacagAGCCTGAAGACACTGGACCAGAAATCATTCATGTCTGA